In Trichocoleus sp. FACHB-46, a genomic segment contains:
- a CDS encoding YsnF/AvaK domain-containing protein — translation MSNSLFPDHSTSDKKQARLDTLVTKVRDKLKNFAVKDQHGELVGEVRDVQLTADRQLQFLVSLPDAHKGFRLVLLTSKSIHSIDSPNRSVLTHLSAAQMAQLPESSLPATGEAASSTLPSKPVTLPFESNSQPNSQQSSNSTSNPMESFTDSTPTSNSTPLPLQNSLESDRVNDTAIPHVVEEEAIRLLEERLVVDRSKHKIGEVIVRKAIETQIVEVPVRREKLIVEQISPEHRQLAEIDLSQGDLTAVELANAMSADSQQSVVRGEFTSPGAASQFLDAIAKTHRHGCEKIQVEIVLSDPNLQETYANWLAQYAAH, via the coding sequence ATGAGTAACTCCCTATTTCCAGATCACTCCACCTCTGATAAAAAACAAGCCCGTCTGGATACTTTGGTGACCAAGGTACGTGACAAGCTGAAGAACTTTGCTGTTAAAGACCAGCATGGTGAGTTAGTTGGTGAAGTGCGAGATGTGCAGCTTACAGCCGACCGCCAGCTTCAGTTTTTGGTTTCTCTACCAGACGCGCATAAGGGCTTTCGTCTGGTTTTGCTGACTAGCAAGTCTATTCACAGTATTGATTCTCCAAACCGCTCAGTGTTGACTCACTTGAGCGCGGCGCAGATGGCTCAACTACCCGAATCTTCGCTACCTGCCACTGGAGAGGCCGCATCTTCAACGCTACCCTCCAAGCCTGTGACATTACCTTTCGAGTCCAATAGCCAACCTAACTCTCAACAAAGTTCTAATTCAACTTCAAATCCTATGGAAAGTTTCACTGATTCAACCCCAACTTCAAACTCAACTCCTCTTCCACTCCAGAACTCGCTGGAGTCCGATCGCGTGAATGATACAGCGATTCCTCATGTAGTGGAAGAAGAAGCGATTCGCTTGCTGGAAGAGCGCTTGGTTGTAGATCGTAGCAAGCATAAAATTGGTGAAGTAATTGTTCGCAAAGCCATTGAAACTCAGATTGTGGAAGTTCCAGTACGCCGCGAAAAGCTGATTGTGGAGCAAATTAGCCCGGAACATCGGCAACTGGCAGAAATTGATTTGAGCCAGGGCGACCTCACAGCGGTGGAACTAGCCAATGCGATGTCTGCTGATAGCCAACAGTCTGTGGTGCGCGGTGAGTTTACTTCTCCTGGGGCAGCTAGCCAATTCCTCGATGCAATCGCCAAAACCCATCGTCACGGCTGCGAAAAAATCCAAGTTGAAATCGTCTTATCTGATCCGAATTTGCAAGAAACTTACGCGAATTGGTTGGCGCAATACGCTGCTCATTAA
- a CDS encoding DUF2382 domain-containing protein gives MALYKLDDYYPNYRQELFDGNDVKGLDVYTESDEKVGSIHNVLVDDEGHFRYLVVDTGFWVFGKKVLLPVGRFRSDPQAQRIYTIGLTKQQAENLPEYHDNLVVDYDYEERVRGVYRPASLDASTPLEASAPLEASLPLENTYAQGTTYRTASAAPVERSAPVERPAAASARPAYDYRQEPALYNMNERDHQTIQLYEERLVANKHRRKAGEVAVGKHVETETARVAVPVERERIVIERTNPTNLGTSVTPGTADFREGEIARMEVYEETADVHKEAFVREQVNIRKEVERDTVTAEDQIRREELDIDTQGRPIRDNRPGSSPRDRR, from the coding sequence ATGGCTCTTTATAAACTTGACGATTATTACCCTAACTACCGTCAAGAACTTTTTGATGGTAATGATGTCAAAGGGCTAGATGTCTATACCGAGAGTGATGAGAAAGTTGGCAGTATTCACAACGTTTTAGTAGATGACGAAGGTCACTTCCGCTACCTCGTTGTAGACACAGGTTTTTGGGTTTTTGGCAAAAAGGTGTTGCTGCCAGTAGGCCGTTTTCGGAGCGATCCCCAAGCACAACGGATCTACACAATTGGCTTAACCAAGCAACAAGCAGAAAACTTGCCAGAGTACCATGACAATCTAGTCGTAGATTATGACTACGAAGAGCGCGTCCGAGGCGTTTATCGGCCTGCCAGTTTAGATGCCTCGACCCCCCTAGAAGCTTCGGCTCCGCTTGAGGCCTCCCTGCCTTTAGAGAACACTTACGCTCAAGGCACTACCTATCGGACTGCTAGTGCCGCTCCAGTCGAGCGGTCTGCTCCTGTAGAAAGACCTGCGGCAGCTAGTGCTCGTCCAGCTTATGATTATCGCCAAGAACCCGCTCTCTACAACATGAATGAGCGGGATCACCAAACCATTCAGCTCTATGAAGAGCGCTTAGTTGCTAACAAGCATCGTCGCAAAGCTGGAGAAGTTGCTGTTGGTAAGCATGTCGAAACTGAAACGGCTAGAGTGGCAGTGCCCGTTGAGCGCGAACGAATCGTCATTGAGCGGACCAACCCGACTAATCTAGGGACCTCGGTAACGCCAGGCACCGCTGACTTCCGCGAAGGTGAGATTGCCCGCATGGAAGTTTACGAAGAAACTGCGGACGTGCATAAGGAAGCTTTTGTAAGAGAACAGGTCAATATTCGCAAGGAAGTTGAGCGCGATACTGTCACCGCAGAAGATCAAATTCGTCGCGAAGAACTAGACATTGATACCCAAGGTCGTCCCATCCGGGATAACCGCCCAGGCAGCTCTCCTCGCGATCGCCGCTAA
- a CDS encoding DUF2382 domain-containing protein, with translation MALTKLESYYPDYKDHNNGDDIKSLDVYAQNDKVGSVKDVLVDERDGKFRYLVVDTGFWVLGKKVLLPIGLAQIDYTQRRVNVSTLTKEQVENLPEFTDELKIDQDYEENVRGVYRPTATGTTGTASTAASTATTASTAGKVPFNRDTYDYKQDAALYDLNERDHQTLRLYEERLITNKQRQKTGEVTVGKHVETETARVSVPVEKERIVIERSTPTGAGTPVAPGDAAFQEGTVAHVDLYEERADVHKEAFVREQVNIRKEVDHETVTAEEQIRREELDIDDAGRGIIDKGTTNRDRR, from the coding sequence ATGGCTCTCACAAAACTTGAAAGCTATTACCCAGATTACAAAGATCATAACAATGGCGATGACATCAAATCCTTAGATGTTTATGCCCAAAATGACAAGGTTGGCTCAGTCAAAGACGTTTTAGTAGATGAGCGTGATGGTAAGTTCCGCTATCTCGTCGTTGACACCGGCTTTTGGGTACTAGGTAAGAAAGTATTGCTTCCCATTGGCTTGGCTCAAATCGACTACACGCAGCGTCGCGTTAACGTCAGCACCTTGACTAAGGAACAAGTCGAAAACTTGCCAGAATTCACTGACGAGCTCAAAATCGACCAGGACTACGAAGAAAACGTTCGGGGAGTCTATCGCCCGACGGCAACTGGTACAACTGGCACTGCCAGTACTGCTGCTAGCACCGCTACCACTGCTAGCACTGCGGGCAAGGTACCTTTTAACCGCGATACCTACGACTACAAGCAAGATGCTGCGTTATATGACCTGAACGAGCGTGACCATCAAACTCTACGGTTATACGAAGAGCGCTTGATCACTAACAAGCAGCGCCAGAAGACTGGGGAAGTGACAGTTGGTAAGCACGTTGAAACCGAAACTGCTCGGGTTTCCGTACCTGTAGAGAAAGAGCGAATCGTGATTGAGCGCAGCACTCCCACTGGGGCAGGCACTCCTGTTGCTCCTGGGGATGCAGCTTTCCAAGAAGGCACTGTAGCTCACGTCGATCTCTATGAAGAAAGAGCTGACGTACATAAGGAAGCCTTTGTACGCGAGCAGGTCAACATCCGTAAGGAAGTAGATCATGAGACGGTAACTGCTGAAGAGCAGATCCGCCGTGAAGAACTAGACATTGACGATGCAGGCCGCGGCATCATCGACAAAGGCACCACCAATCGCGATCGCCGCTAA